Proteins from a genomic interval of Pseudophryne corroboree isolate aPseCor3 chromosome 4, aPseCor3.hap2, whole genome shotgun sequence:
- the EIF4A2 gene encoding eukaryotic initiation factor 4A-II isoform X2 yields MSGGSADYTRDHGGPEGMDPDGVIEIQKVILALGDYMGATCHACIGGTNVRNEMQKLQAEAPHIVVGTPGRVFDMLNRRYLSPKWIKMFVLDEADEMLSRGFKDQIYEIFQKLSTNIQVVLLSATMPTDVLEVTKKFMRDPIRILVKKEELTLEGIKQFYINVEREEWKLDTLCDLYETLTITQAVIFLNTRRKVDWLTEKMHARDFTVSALHGDMDQKERDVIMREFRSGSSRVLITTDLLARGIDVQQVSLVINYDLPTNRENYIHRIGRGGRFGRKGVAINFVTEEDKRILRDIETFYNTTVEEMPMNVADLI; encoded by the exons ATGTCAGGTGGCTCTGCAGATTATACCAG AGACCATGGCGGCCCAGAAGGAATGGACCCCGATGGTGTCATTGAG ATTCAAAAGGTCATTTTGGCCCTTGGTGACTATATGGGTGCAACATGCCATGCTTGTATTGGAGGAACGAATGTTCGTAATGAAATGCAGAAACTGCAGGCAGAAGCACCACACATTGTGGTTGGAACTCCTGGCCGTGTGTTTGATATGTTGAATCGCCGTTACCTGT CTCCTAAATGGATCAAAATGTTTGTTTTGGATGAAGCTGATGAAATGTTGAGCCGTGGGTTTAAGGATCAAATTTATGAGATCTTTCAAAAGCTAAGCACAAACATTCAG GTTGTCTTGCTATCTGCCACTATGCCAACTGATGTGTTGGAGGTGACCAAAAAATTCATGAGGGATCCAATCCGTATTCTTGTAAAAAAGGAGGAATTGACTTTGGAGGGGATAAAGCAATTCTACATTAATGTGGAACGTGAG GAATGGAAGCTGGACACGCTCTGTGACCTGTATGAGACTCTGACTATTACCCAGGCTGTAATTTTTCTTAATACTAGAAGAAAAGTTGACTGGCTGACAGAAAAAATGCATGCAAGAGACTTTACAGTGTCTGCTTTG CATGGTGACATGGACCAGAAGGAACGAGATGTCATTATGAGGGAGTTCAGGTCTGGGTCCAGTCGTGTATTGATAACTACGGACTTGCTG GCACGTGGCATAGATGTGCAGCAAGTATCTCTGGTTATTAATTATGATCTTCCAACCAATCGTGAAAACTACATTCACAG GATTGGGCGTGGAGGCCGCTTTGGTAGGAAAGGTGTGGCCATAAACTTTGTTACAGAGGAGGATAAAAGAATTCTTCGGGATATTGAGACTTTCTACAATACTACAGTGGAGGAGATGCCCATGAATGTGGCTGATCTGATTTGA
- the EIF4A2 gene encoding eukaryotic initiation factor 4A-II isoform X1: MSGGSADYTRDHGGPEGMDPDGVIESNWNEIVDNFDDMNLKESLLRGIYAYGFEKPSAIQQRAIIPCIKGYDVIAQAQSGTGKTATFAISILQQLEIDLKETQALVLAPTRELAQQIQKVILALGDYMGATCHACIGGTNVRNEMQKLQAEAPHIVVGTPGRVFDMLNRRYLSPKWIKMFVLDEADEMLSRGFKDQIYEIFQKLSTNIQVVLLSATMPTDVLEVTKKFMRDPIRILVKKEELTLEGIKQFYINVEREEWKLDTLCDLYETLTITQAVIFLNTRRKVDWLTEKMHARDFTVSALHGDMDQKERDVIMREFRSGSSRVLITTDLLARGIDVQQVSLVINYDLPTNRENYIHRIGRGGRFGRKGVAINFVTEEDKRILRDIETFYNTTVEEMPMNVADLI, translated from the exons ATGTCAGGTGGCTCTGCAGATTATACCAG AGACCATGGCGGCCCAGAAGGAATGGACCCCGATGGTGTCATTGAG AGCAACTGGAATGAAATTGTTGACAATTTTGATGACATGAATCTAAAAGAATCTCTTCTGAGAGGCATATATGCTTATGGTTTTGAAAAGCCCTCTGCTATTCAGCAACGAGcaatcatcccctgtattaaag GGTATGATGTGATTGCTCAAGCTCAGTCAGGTACTGGCAAGACAGCCACATTTGCTATTTCCATCCTGCAGCAACTGGAGATTGATCTCAAGGAGACCCAAGCTTTAGTATTGGCTCCCACAAGAGAACTGGCTCAACAG ATTCAAAAGGTCATTTTGGCCCTTGGTGACTATATGGGTGCAACATGCCATGCTTGTATTGGAGGAACGAATGTTCGTAATGAAATGCAGAAACTGCAGGCAGAAGCACCACACATTGTGGTTGGAACTCCTGGCCGTGTGTTTGATATGTTGAATCGCCGTTACCTGT CTCCTAAATGGATCAAAATGTTTGTTTTGGATGAAGCTGATGAAATGTTGAGCCGTGGGTTTAAGGATCAAATTTATGAGATCTTTCAAAAGCTAAGCACAAACATTCAG GTTGTCTTGCTATCTGCCACTATGCCAACTGATGTGTTGGAGGTGACCAAAAAATTCATGAGGGATCCAATCCGTATTCTTGTAAAAAAGGAGGAATTGACTTTGGAGGGGATAAAGCAATTCTACATTAATGTGGAACGTGAG GAATGGAAGCTGGACACGCTCTGTGACCTGTATGAGACTCTGACTATTACCCAGGCTGTAATTTTTCTTAATACTAGAAGAAAAGTTGACTGGCTGACAGAAAAAATGCATGCAAGAGACTTTACAGTGTCTGCTTTG CATGGTGACATGGACCAGAAGGAACGAGATGTCATTATGAGGGAGTTCAGGTCTGGGTCCAGTCGTGTATTGATAACTACGGACTTGCTG GCACGTGGCATAGATGTGCAGCAAGTATCTCTGGTTATTAATTATGATCTTCCAACCAATCGTGAAAACTACATTCACAG GATTGGGCGTGGAGGCCGCTTTGGTAGGAAAGGTGTGGCCATAAACTTTGTTACAGAGGAGGATAAAAGAATTCTTCGGGATATTGAGACTTTCTACAATACTACAGTGGAGGAGATGCCCATGAATGTGGCTGATCTGATTTGA